ataatgattttctttagtctatcacagtcctccaattcgactgggtagtatttatagtgtggggttccgggttattattattattattattattattattattattattattattattatttattattattatttatgaagacTGACGTTGTATATGTGTCCACGCTCGTTGTTTATTGTCGTTCTCTGATCTCCTAAACACCTCACACCGTGTAGCCTTAAAACTAAACCTGCTGAATATCAACATGTACCACACGAAGTGGCAATATTTAATGCCGAGAGAGGTCATAAACTTCATTACGTTTAATATGACCTGACCCCAGGGCAGGGAGACACAAGTGCTTCCCCACTCTGtattcaagtttctttttttttctttttttttttttcttttgcttcagcGTTTCTGTCAGCTGTTCTGCTTAATGTCTCTTGGCTCCTGctgtttctgtcagatatttggCTTTAATGTCCTGACGGCTTTGTCCTCGTTCTGACTTCTCGTGGACTTCTGAAGTTACTGAGATAAAGACTTATGGGACTTTCTCTCTTAGATAATCACAAGTTCACCTTGGCTTCTGTTGTTACTGTTAGATATTTTGCTTTAATGTCCTGACGGCTGGTCTTGAGGACTTTGGGACTTGTAGCTAGGATTTTTCTGACGGatattctgactttttttttgacTTCTCGTGGACTTTTGAGATTAAGAAGACAAGGTCTGAAGGACTTCGGACTTGAGGACTTTGGGATTTATAGCTAGGATTTTTCTGACAGATATTCTGTCTGTGTTCTTACTTCTCGCGGACTTGTGAAATTNNNNNNNNNNNNNNNNNNNNNNNNNNNNNNNNNNNNNNNNNNNNNNNNNNNNNNNNNNNNNNNNNNNNNNNNNNNNNNNNNNNNNNNNNNNNNNNNNNNNNNNNNNNNNNNNNNNNNNNNNNNNNNNNNNNNNNNNNNNNNNNNNNNNNNNNNNNNNNNNNNNNNNNNNNNNNNNNNNNNNNNNNNNNNNNNNNNNNNNNNNNNNNNNNNNNNNNNNNNNNNNNNNNNNNNNNNNNNNNNNNNNNNNNNNNNNNNNNNNNNNNNNNNNNNNNNNNNNNNNNNNNNNNNNNNNNNNNNNNNNNNNNNNNNNNNNNNNNNNNNNNNNNNNNNNNNNNNNNNNNNNNNNNNNNNNNNNNNNNNNNNNNNNNNNNNNNNNNNNNNNNNNNNNNNNNNNNNNNNNNNNNNNNNNNNNNNNNNNNNNNNNNNNNNNNNNNNNNNNNNNNNNNNNNNNNNNNNNNNNNNNNNNNNNNNNNNNNNNNNNNNNNNNNNNNNNNNNNNNNTTTAATGACAAGTAATAACCTTTTGATTCTCTAGGTAATGAACGGAGGAGCCATCATGAGCATCGGAGTCATAGGGAGCCACACTTCCTCCTTCTTGATGGACGAGTGCCAACATTCCAAGGATACCCTGAGTCGCCTTGGAATGGCCATTGGAATCGTGTTCCTTTTGGCACTCTTCCCAAGTGCCGTCGCCTTCACGTTGGCTTCCCCCTCCTTCGAAACCGCGGCTCCCTTGGGGAACCTATTCCCAGGGGCTTCGCTCATGGCCATGAGGGCACTGGTTGGCGTGGGTGGCATCCTAGGCCTATGGGCTACAGTCCTGAGTAGTCTGTTCGGGGCCTCTAGGCTTCTACACCGGCTCTCTTGCGACGGTTTAGCTCCTCGCTGGCTTAGAGTGATCTCCCCCCACACAGCAACCCCCTGGGTGTCGATCCTAATCTGCGGCGTCCTTTCGGGCACCACAGCCGCCATCTGTTCTTCCTGGCTACTCCTGAGGACCCTGGGCACAGGGAGTTTGGGCGCGGGCGTGGCTGGGGCGACGGCGGTGCTCTCGCGCCGATACCGCCCCCTGCCCGTTCGTCACTCGGCGGAGACGACCCACACCAACCCGGCTCCTTCCGTCACTTCTACTACTAGAAGCGACAGCCCCAAAGAGATGACGGACCTGACCTCGTCCCACCAGAGGCCTTACCAGGCCTTCGACGAGACCCAGCCCCGACAGCTGTCCGTCGAGTGGGAATCCGGGAACTGGGTGACGGCCGTGGTCGAGCCGCCGCAGCTCCCGTCATGGAATTCCTGGACGACCTCGAGGTTCCTGGTCGTCACCTTCATCATCAACTGCCTGGCCGGCGTGGGCGTTATACGAGGCGCCAAGGAGCTCCAGATCGGCAACTGGGTGTGGGCGGGAGTGGCGCTGTGTGCTTGTGGGTGTCTAGTGTGCAGCTTCGGCCTGTGGCTGCAGCCGAAGAACCCTCTTCCAGAGCCGAGCCAGAGGGACTTGGTGCCGGCGTTGCCCCTGGTGGCCATATTCACAAACATCTTGCTGATGCTGAACCTCCCGGTGCCTGCTCTCCTGTTCAGCTGCGTGGTGTGGGCGTTGGGATGCCTCGTGTGGGTGGTTCAGGGGAGGACTGGGAGCCTGGAGGCCGTGTTGTCAAGGGCGCTCCTGACTCAGAATGATCGAGAAGTGACTCCTGAGATGCTCTGAGTGAGGATTGCGGTATAATGACCAAGTCTTAGTGAATGTGAAAAATTCAAATGTCTGTTCTGTGGAAAAGTTATACAACAGAACAAAACATAACTCATCGAAAATTTGAGAAACTGGATGGCAGGATTACttaataaaatgtacaaaaaatgattTCATACGAATACTGTATCATCCAAATACAGAAAACTTTCCCTTTTCCCACTACCTGTAGTTTTCTTAGCTACCTCGTTGTGTTCAAGTTGTCCTTCgatggaaaaatacattttaagatggcatgaaaaaaaacttatggtaaaaaattaaaagataaatgaaaagattTTCATTCAAAGTCAACTTTCTGTTGTGAAAAATAGTTACCTCTAGCTTGGAACGCTAGCtaaattttgtttgtaaaaatgaATCGGTAAATTTTAAGTTTACTGTACAGTTTTTGAGAAGATAAGAAAATGTTTAAATTACTGAAGACCTTgacaagaaaaaaatctaaatttactaatattatccatttttctttaataccaGAATGCTCAACATGAATAATCGTAGAATATTCTTAATATGGTTTTCTTCTTCAGTTCAATATACACGATCGTGCAGACATAAATAAATtcaccgttatatatatatataatatatatatatgtgtatatatatatatatattatatatatatatatatatatatatatatatatgtatacgtatatacatatcagAATTCGTATTTTTAAATTACCCATACGTACTCACACGCGTATATTAAgtacatctacacacacacacacacacacacacacacacacacacacacaacacacatatatatattatatatatatatatatatatataatatcaattatatCGCAACATTTTGGTTCCCAATATGAATCATAATATCACGGTGAAAAGTTTGCCTATATATTGCTTTCTGATATTAGGTATAAATTTAATGTCAATGAGAGATGTACTACTCATTACGCTAAAAGCATTTGTTGATTGAAACATCAGATATATTGTGACGGAACAATTTAGGAGAAATACAGAGTTTGGAGTGTAAAAAGGTATTGAGAGACACTTTATGTTGTCTGGTATACATCAGATATCCAGAGAAGCAATATATCATTTGGTAAACATCAGTGTACATCAAATATATAGAGAGacattaaattatttcatataCTCCAGTAActgatcagtatatatataccagataatCTTTATCCAAAGATACAGTTTATTGTTAAGTATACAGTAGAACTAACAAACCCCATCTACGAATTAATTAGCCTATTTTTCtctcaaagaaaattaaaataattctaaaatgaTTTTTCGAGATAATACATTAAACTCACGGGAAATATAATTAGGAAATGTGATCTAACATACCAAAGCTCAATGAAAAGATAGGTTTACTAATATATGTATCAAGAGTATGACACCTGATTTATTTTACCTGTGTACATACCAAGAATCAGAAACCAGATTTAGTTTTACTGTATACATACCAACACTCAAAGACTAGGTTCTAGTTACCTGTACACATTCCAAGACTCAAAGACCAGATTTTGTTTATAAGTGTACATACCAAGACTCAAAAACCGGATTTATTTTGACTGTGTACATGCCGAGACCAAAGACCAGATTGTGTTTACCTGTGTAGTAGAGTGTATATGACAGGATTAAAAAACCGAAGTCTTTTGTGTACATACCAAGACTCAATGACTTGATTTTGTTTGTCCGTGTAGGTTTACctgtgtatataaattttttgtatataacttATATGAAATCATGTCAGTGGTATTTGGAAGTGTTCctagatataaaatattttctaaaaaaaaagaagattaaataagattttttttaggtCCAACGTTTTGTGAAAACGTAGAGCTGGCTGTTGGCGATATGACTGTAACTGAAAAGATGTAATTTGTTTGTAAGTAAAGATTTTATTACTATTCGTCGATTTATTGtattcccggagagagagagagagagagagagagagagagagagagagagagagttattaatcACGATACAAGGGACATCCTTCACTCTTCAATGAAGGCAAAGCGAGAAGTAAACGAACTggaaacgcagagagagagagagagagagagagagagagagagagagagagagagagagagagagagttgttaagCAAGATACCAAGACcatccttcattcttacataaagGCAAAGCGATGATAAGTGAACAAATTGGAGTGAGGGAGTGTGTGTATTTAAGCAAGATACAAAGAACATCCTTCACTCTTAAGTAAAGGCGAGGCGATAAGTAAACGAattggaaacagagagagagagagagagagagagagagagagagagagagagagagcaccctctCCATTCTCAAATGAAGCCAAAAAGGCGAGCAGGCGAATCAAGACTGCACACACGAAATCCACCATCACCACCCCAAAAGAGATGACTAGGTACACTCCTCTCTTTTCCGTCCCACCCATTCCACCCCACTCCATCCCCCGGGCCGATGGCACACGGGGGCATCTACCCGTGTTAAGCCTATCTGAGCCGCCCTTTGTGTACCCAGTTCACCAAAGCATCGGCCGAGGAAATCGCGTTCGATGCCTGCGGCAGGAGGGAAGTGAGTGTGCATATTGGACTAGGTGGGCCAAACCTCTTTGGGCGTCAAATTCGTTGTTGCTACGGGTGGGGTTGGGAGGGAGAAAGGTGTTATTCGTGCTTTCCCCGCAAGTGGGGGAAAGCACTGCTTTCTAACTGTGGGTGCGTGATACCTCGCTCGAATCTGTGCGAAGGAATTATTGCTttcatgcaaaagaaaaaaaaaatattttattgccaGTATAAACTTAAGAGAATTGCATTTCGTTGACACATTACTTTCACGCAAAAATAAATAGTGTATTCTGATTCTaatgttaattaaaaacaaaatttccgCTTCCCTtgactgcttagtaaaggacgaacaCTAAGGTGGTAATAAACAATGAAGGCGTTATCGAAAATAAACAAAGGTTAGTTTTAGATTTTAAAACGGTGATTGTTTACAGTATTCTACCAGGATGAAAAATCACTCCAGTTAACTTTATAATCGAACCGAGTGTACACAGAGGACGAAGGTTTTCTGTTGGCAGATAAAAGATGGAATGGTCGGCATTCTATGCTCTCAGACAAGTTGCTTGAATGTCAGACTGGTTATGCagggagcaaattcattcctgcctTCTGCTGACGTCTTGTATCGGTTGTATTTACTGTTCCCTCACATTTACTGATTTATCACCATTTCATATAACTTGTCTTTCTCTGCACGGTGGTTCCCCTTGGAGCACTCTTGGGTTTATCATAGTCTGTCGACTCTGTCCATAATGGTTCCCAGCTGAAGATTGacagaaaggaagaaagatagaGTGAAGAAAGGAGAGCAGGAAAACTTTAGCAATATAGAAGTCAAGGACTAATCAACCCTCACATATCATGTGGCGGACACACTCTTTCCCCTTTCATCAAAGTTACATCATTAGGTGAAGACAAGGTTTGACAGAAAGATTTAGAAGTCCTTTATCTCTGTGACTTTTTATGATCATTTTACTACCAGAATCTACTTGAGAGAAAATGCGTGTCATGGAACTATGGGAGACTGAAGGGTTGCTTTTTTTgttgaaatatacaaaatatctaGTTTAATTCGAATAGCTGTATCTTATCACATTAGAAAATTTCCCAGCAAGAGTTCCCTTCATTTTTTTCCCCCTGTGTTCAaatcaaaacatgaaaaatgatTTTCATAGAAAAATGCCCA
The sequence above is a segment of the Macrobrachium nipponense isolate FS-2020 chromosome 27, ASM1510439v2, whole genome shotgun sequence genome. Coding sequences within it:
- the LOC135200621 gene encoding high affinity cationic amino acid transporter 1-like; protein product: MNGGAIMSIGVIGSHTSSFLMDECQHSKDTLSRLGMAIGIVFLLALFPSAVAFTLASPSFETAAPLGNLFPGASLMAMRALVGVGGILGLWATVLSSLFGASRLLHRLSCDGLAPRWLRVISPHTATPWVSILICGVLSGTTAAICSSWLLLRTLGTGSLGAGVAGATAVLSRRYRPLPVRHSAETTHTNPAPSVTSTTRSDSPKEMTDLTSSHQRPYQAFDETQPRQLSVEWESGNWVTAVVEPPQLPSWNSWTTSRFLVVTFIINCLAGVGVIRGAKELQIGNWVWAGVALCACGCLVCSFGLWLQPKNPLPEPSQRDLVPALPLVAIFTNILLMLNLPVPALLFSCVVWALGCLVWVVQGRTGSLEAVLSRALLTQNDREVTPEML